One region of Streptomyces sp. CG4 genomic DNA includes:
- a CDS encoding S1 family peptidase, producing MAQRRTTLTTRALTGASVVVLTAGAALLPGAGSATAALASAAPKPDATQAASTAALVAQLGDRAAGSYYDAAARHFVVNITDSSAADQVRGTGAVPRTVRYSTTQLRGVLSTLTQRARIAGTAWAIDPRKDKVVVTVDPTVTGAKRTRLNTVVKSLGDRVVVRRAATAFKPLIAGGDAIWGSSVRCSLGFNVSVNGAPYFLTAGHCGNASSTWSDSQGGREVAQTVNSHFPGADYALARYDDANSDHASVVDLHNGGSQQITRAADAYVGESVQRSGSTSGVHGGTVNGLDATVNYEEGSVSGLIDTDVCAEPGDSGGALFDGDAAIGLTSGGSGDCSSGGETFFQPVPTAVSAEGASLP from the coding sequence CGCCGGCTCCGCCACGGCCGCCCTCGCTTCTGCTGCGCCCAAGCCGGACGCGACCCAGGCCGCATCCACCGCGGCCCTCGTCGCACAGCTGGGCGACCGCGCCGCCGGTTCCTACTACGACGCCGCGGCCCGTCACTTCGTCGTCAACATCACCGATTCCTCCGCGGCCGACCAGGTGCGCGGCACCGGTGCCGTCCCGAGAACTGTGCGCTACTCCACCACTCAACTCCGCGGTGTCCTGAGCACGTTGACGCAGCGGGCCCGGATCGCCGGTACCGCGTGGGCGATCGATCCTCGTAAGGACAAGGTGGTCGTGACCGTCGACCCGACGGTCACGGGCGCCAAGCGCACCCGACTCAACACCGTGGTCAAGTCGCTCGGCGACAGGGTCGTAGTCCGTCGGGCCGCGACCGCGTTCAAGCCGCTCATCGCGGGCGGCGACGCGATCTGGGGCAGCAGTGTGCGCTGCTCCCTCGGGTTCAACGTGTCCGTGAACGGCGCGCCGTACTTCCTCACCGCCGGTCACTGCGGGAACGCGTCCTCGACGTGGTCCGACTCGCAGGGCGGCAGGGAGGTGGCTCAGACCGTCAACTCGCACTTCCCCGGCGCCGACTACGCCCTGGCCCGGTACGACGACGCGAACAGTGACCACGCCAGCGTCGTCGACCTCCACAACGGCGGTAGCCAGCAGATCACCCGCGCCGCCGATGCCTACGTGGGTGAGTCGGTCCAGCGCAGTGGCAGTACCTCGGGCGTCCACGGCGGGACGGTCAACGGGCTCGATGCGACCGTGAACTACGAGGAGGGTTCGGTCTCCGGGCTCATCGACACCGACGTGTGTGCCGAGCCGGGCGACAGCGGCGGTGCGCTCTTCGACGGCGACGCGGCCATCGGGCTGACCTCGGGCGGCAGCGGCGACTGCTCCTCCGGCGGAGAGACCTTTTTCCAGCCGGTGCCGACGGCAGTGAGCGCGGAGGGCGCCAGCCTGCCGTAA